One stretch of Akkermansia sp. RCC_12PD DNA includes these proteins:
- a CDS encoding HU family DNA-binding protein, whose product MKLIHSYHSALHMAKTLTKRDLVNKISAETNFTQIEVFDIVQRAVDIISSTLAEGDRVVIRNFGTFQVKEVKPKVGRNPKNPDQDVPIPARSVVKFKVGKELKDQVAKLTASK is encoded by the coding sequence ATAAAACTCATACATTCATATCATTCTGCACTTCATATGGCTAAAACATTAACAAAACGAGACCTCGTTAACAAAATCAGCGCCGAAACGAACTTCACTCAGATTGAAGTGTTCGACATCGTACAACGTGCCGTGGACATTATCTCCAGCACCCTTGCGGAGGGAGACCGTGTTGTGATCCGCAACTTCGGCACCTTCCAGGTAAAGGAAGTGAAGCCCAAAGTGGGTCGCAACCCCAAGAACCCCGACCAGGATGTACCGATTCCGGCCCGTTCCGTGGTCAAATTTAAAGTTGGCAAGGAATTGAAGGACCAGGTCGCCAAGCTGACCGCCTCCAAGTAA
- the trmB gene encoding tRNA (guanosine(46)-N7)-methyltransferase TrmB — MTEPAFIPEDYFGALTPSEIFGEDGLFEVDLGCGDGGFLLQMAEYYPERRFLGVERLLGRVRSVCSKAASRGLDNVKIFRVESRYFLEWLIWPGRISRLHYLFPDPWPKERHHKNRLVQDDFMPVLHRSLADGGEFLFKTDHEEYFLWVLDRAERCGLFSRGNWEEGEFFYPKTDFQLQWESMGKPTYSARFIKRQKA; from the coding sequence ATGACAGAGCCTGCATTTATTCCGGAAGACTATTTTGGCGCGCTGACCCCCTCCGAGATTTTCGGGGAAGACGGCCTGTTTGAAGTGGACTTGGGGTGCGGGGACGGAGGTTTTCTTCTTCAGATGGCGGAATATTATCCGGAACGCCGTTTTCTAGGTGTTGAGAGATTGTTGGGACGGGTGCGGAGCGTGTGTTCCAAGGCGGCGTCCCGCGGTCTGGACAACGTGAAGATATTCCGGGTGGAGAGCCGTTATTTTTTGGAATGGCTGATATGGCCAGGCCGGATTTCCAGATTGCATTACTTGTTCCCGGACCCCTGGCCCAAGGAGAGGCACCACAAGAACCGCTTGGTGCAGGATGATTTCATGCCCGTGCTGCACCGTTCCCTGGCGGATGGCGGGGAGTTTCTGTTCAAGACGGACCATGAGGAATATTTCCTGTGGGTACTGGACCGTGCGGAACGCTGCGGCCTGTTCAGCCGCGGGAATTGGGAGGAAGGGGAGTTCTTTTATCCGAAGACGGATTTCCAGCTTCAATGGGAATCCATGGGGAAGCCCACCTACTCCGCCCGTTTTATCAAACGCCAGAAAGCCTGA
- a CDS encoding UbiA family prenyltransferase produces MPMYECRLLNGAVRSARPANIPTLFTNAAAAWAAVAGGEWPPPGIYLGVVLTGLFFYLYGMWENDRVDARWDASRYPDRPVPCGAVSPSFLRAIALMAGLAGLVLNMLLGGEFAVGGLLLIVISLYNMFHKFWSGSILLMGLCRGLWVTVAGLIFSHAEGRAVLPDAVLWYAAGLTVFTCVISLVARREAGRPRVQAAVGLLLSGMCLFDAAWLFSFGSWLGAGAVVLWAGTRLLQKRGVRAT; encoded by the coding sequence ATGCCGATGTACGAATGCCGTTTATTGAACGGGGCTGTCCGTTCTGCACGTCCGGCCAATATTCCCACCCTGTTTACGAATGCGGCGGCGGCATGGGCCGCCGTGGCGGGGGGAGAATGGCCGCCACCCGGCATTTACCTGGGCGTGGTGCTGACGGGGCTGTTCTTTTATTTGTACGGCATGTGGGAGAATGACCGGGTGGACGCCCGCTGGGATGCCAGCCGGTATCCGGACCGTCCTGTTCCGTGCGGGGCTGTCAGCCCGTCTTTTTTAAGAGCGATTGCGCTGATGGCCGGACTGGCCGGGCTGGTGCTGAATATGCTGCTGGGCGGGGAGTTTGCCGTGGGGGGACTCCTGCTGATCGTTATTTCCCTGTACAATATGTTTCACAAGTTCTGGAGCGGCTCCATCCTGCTGATGGGACTTTGCCGCGGGCTGTGGGTGACGGTTGCGGGGCTGATTTTTTCCCATGCGGAGGGCAGGGCCGTTCTGCCGGATGCCGTGCTGTGGTATGCTGCGGGGTTGACCGTGTTTACCTGTGTAATTTCCCTGGTGGCGCGGCGTGAGGCGGGGCGGCCGCGCGTTCAGGCTGCGGTGGGGTTATTGTTGTCAGGCATGTGCCTGTTTGACGCGGCATGGCTGTTTTCCTTCGGTTCCTGGCTGGGAGCAGGAGCTGTCGTGTTATGGGCCGGGACGCGGCTTTTACAGAAACGGGGCGTACGCGCTACATAG
- a CDS encoding NUDIX domain-containing protein produces the protein MNRQAFYPHLSVDCVLMGFDEEGLKVLLVEKTHVDPGHTGAISKLPGDLIYEDEELDAAARRILFDMTGMSSPHLEQFHTFGSPSRIKNPADREWVEATSGRKIGRLVTVAYMAMLRISTKLRKLMESHKTRWVPVDDLPELAFDHRDIVELALERVRSAVKKEPALIYDMLPSKFTALQLRRLNEEIHGKSMDVRNFHKKIAARPYIVQLDEKEEGVAHRAARYYRFDRKIYNRLYCRN, from the coding sequence ATGAACAGACAAGCATTTTATCCGCATCTCTCAGTGGATTGTGTGTTGATGGGGTTCGACGAGGAAGGACTGAAGGTCCTCCTGGTCGAAAAGACGCATGTTGATCCGGGCCATACGGGAGCCATTTCCAAGCTTCCCGGAGATTTGATTTATGAGGACGAGGAGCTTGACGCGGCTGCCCGCCGCATCCTGTTTGACATGACTGGCATGTCCTCTCCCCATTTGGAGCAATTCCATACGTTCGGCTCCCCTTCGCGGATCAAGAACCCGGCGGACAGGGAATGGGTGGAAGCCACGTCCGGACGGAAGATCGGCCGGCTGGTGACAGTAGCCTATATGGCCATGCTGAGGATTTCAACCAAGCTGCGCAAGCTGATGGAGAGCCACAAGACCCGGTGGGTGCCCGTGGATGATCTGCCGGAGCTGGCTTTTGACCACCGGGACATTGTTGAACTGGCTCTGGAAAGGGTACGTTCAGCCGTGAAGAAGGAGCCGGCCCTGATTTACGACATGCTGCCTTCCAAGTTTACTGCTCTTCAACTCCGGAGGCTGAATGAGGAAATTCATGGCAAGTCCATGGATGTGCGCAATTTCCACAAGAAGATAGCCGCAAGGCCGTATATCGTTCAGTTGGACGAAAAGGAGGAGGGGGTGGCGCACCGCGCGGCGCGCTACTACCGCTTTGACCGTAAAATTTACAACCGCCTTTACTGTCGGAACTGA
- a CDS encoding peptidylprolyl isomerase — MNIRTHIQTLLICTMTLAAQGQSVVNPGATLPRSVQLRGEESGGRTVRPDESRRVSPDEAPVSRLRPQRIVNRIAATVNGRPITANEVSVRLMPIGAQLAAQYPKQGPEFYKQLALAKKNIIEDLVERELLRNEFEGMGGVIRDSLIDQEINRTILTTFNGDRDAFLKNLSMSGMTIRSFREMTKNQLQVQIMRASKYDQEIPPTPEELRKEYEATKEQYRDLTKDKVKFKKIFIPMLGNDSASTPEVQLNLADLIANEIRAKKATFPEMATRYSKDMYAEKGGDWPVTERSTLSPEFAAIIFGAQPGEIIGPLVDATGFTIVMVEKKELAPPPPLSAIKEQIDMMARNKRSNERYKKWVDRLRKKAIVKVYI, encoded by the coding sequence ATGAATATCAGGACCCATATCCAGACGCTTCTCATTTGCACCATGACCCTGGCCGCACAAGGCCAAAGCGTGGTGAACCCCGGAGCGACCCTGCCCAGGTCCGTCCAGCTTCGTGGAGAGGAAAGCGGAGGGAGAACCGTCCGTCCGGATGAATCCAGGCGCGTTTCTCCGGATGAAGCCCCCGTTTCCCGCCTCCGGCCACAGCGCATCGTCAACCGGATAGCGGCTACAGTCAACGGCCGGCCCATCACGGCCAACGAGGTCAGCGTCCGGCTGATGCCCATCGGCGCTCAGCTGGCGGCGCAATATCCCAAGCAGGGACCGGAATTTTACAAGCAGCTTGCCCTGGCCAAGAAAAACATCATTGAAGACCTGGTGGAACGCGAACTGCTCCGCAACGAATTTGAAGGCATGGGCGGCGTCATCCGCGATTCCCTGATCGACCAGGAAATCAACCGCACCATCCTGACTACGTTCAATGGAGACCGCGACGCCTTTTTGAAAAACCTGAGCATGTCCGGCATGACTATCAGATCTTTCCGGGAAATGACGAAAAACCAGCTTCAGGTCCAAATCATGCGCGCTTCCAAATACGACCAGGAGATCCCGCCTACTCCCGAAGAACTCCGGAAGGAATATGAAGCTACCAAGGAACAGTACCGGGATTTGACCAAAGACAAAGTCAAATTCAAGAAAATCTTCATACCCATGCTCGGCAATGACTCCGCCTCCACGCCGGAAGTCCAGCTCAACCTGGCAGACCTCATCGCCAACGAAATAAGGGCCAAAAAAGCAACTTTCCCGGAAATGGCCACCCGCTATTCCAAGGACATGTACGCGGAAAAGGGCGGCGACTGGCCCGTCACGGAACGTTCCACTCTTTCTCCTGAATTCGCCGCCATCATCTTTGGAGCCCAGCCCGGGGAAATCATCGGCCCGCTGGTGGACGCCACCGGCTTCACCATTGTGATGGTGGAAAAAAAGGAACTGGCGCCTCCGCCCCCCCTCTCCGCCATCAAGGAACAAATCGACATGATGGCACGCAACAAGCGCAGCAATGAACGCTATAAAAAATGGGTGGACCGTCTCAGGAAAAAAGCCATCGTCAAGGTATACATCTGA
- the rnhC gene encoding ribonuclease HIII, whose protein sequence is MLTGIQAGKLEAILDTKGFERQQVPYARFSFSGPSLLVTVYEKKNKLLVQGKGTDEFVEFILEPQVTGLLSVAEEEAKEACTAHFGIDESGKGDYFGPLVVAGVYADARIGAALRKLGVCDSKLVSTSSRIRSLAEGIRKVPGIRFHLVSIGPERYNQLYPEFKNLNRFLAWGHATVIEGLVGKVPDCPMALSDQFANPFVLKRALAAKKLAIRLEQRTKAESDVAVAAASILARERFVNWMDAAGEAAGMKLPLGASGQVVKAGRRLVATHGEEMLPKVAKMHFKTTQSVLK, encoded by the coding sequence ATGCTGACCGGCATCCAGGCCGGAAAACTGGAGGCTATTCTTGATACAAAGGGTTTTGAAAGGCAGCAGGTGCCCTACGCCCGTTTTTCCTTTTCCGGCCCCTCCCTTCTAGTGACAGTGTATGAAAAAAAGAACAAGCTTCTCGTGCAGGGTAAAGGGACGGATGAGTTTGTCGAATTCATCCTGGAACCGCAAGTAACCGGCCTTCTGTCCGTAGCGGAGGAAGAGGCAAAAGAGGCGTGTACGGCCCACTTCGGCATTGATGAGAGCGGCAAGGGCGACTACTTCGGCCCGCTGGTTGTCGCCGGAGTGTATGCGGACGCGCGCATAGGGGCGGCTTTGCGGAAATTGGGCGTATGCGACAGCAAGCTGGTGTCCACTTCTTCCCGAATTCGTTCTCTGGCGGAGGGAATCCGCAAGGTTCCCGGCATCCGGTTCCATTTGGTGAGCATCGGGCCGGAACGGTATAATCAGCTTTATCCCGAATTCAAGAATTTGAACCGTTTTCTGGCCTGGGGGCATGCCACTGTCATTGAGGGGCTGGTGGGAAAGGTGCCGGACTGCCCCATGGCGCTGAGCGACCAGTTTGCCAATCCTTTCGTCCTGAAAAGGGCGCTGGCCGCCAAGAAGCTGGCCATCCGTCTGGAACAGCGAACCAAGGCGGAGAGTGATGTCGCGGTAGCCGCCGCTTCCATTTTGGCGCGCGAGCGCTTTGTAAACTGGATGGATGCCGCGGGAGAGGCTGCCGGAATGAAGCTGCCGCTCGGCGCGTCCGGACAAGTGGTGAAGGCCGGCCGCCGGCTTGTAGCCACGCATGGGGAAGAGATGCTGCCGAAGGTGGCCAAGATGCATTTCAAGACCACGCAGTCCGTCTTGAAATGA
- a CDS encoding septal ring lytic transglycosylase RlpA family protein: protein MFLPYNYNMHAGIIRGTAMLAGLLWLAACSSSPKSRDYPGYMTRPYTIRGHRYHPMSVEQALGFEQTGIASHYNECSLWGLVSGSTAIGENVRPWHLHAAHPTLPLPCEVLVQSLRTGKSVKVRVNDRGPFVRNRIIDLSEKAAERLDMKHHGLDRVRITVLSVGDGKWKREAPPLATPA, encoded by the coding sequence ATGTTCCTTCCCTATAACTACAACATGCATGCGGGCATCATCAGGGGGACGGCCATGCTGGCGGGGCTCTTATGGCTGGCCGCCTGTTCGTCCTCCCCCAAAAGCCGGGACTATCCCGGCTACATGACGCGTCCATACACCATACGGGGCCACCGCTACCATCCCATGAGCGTGGAACAGGCCCTGGGATTTGAGCAAACAGGTATTGCCTCCCACTATAATGAGTGTTCCCTTTGGGGCCTTGTCAGCGGATCGACGGCCATCGGGGAAAACGTCCGGCCCTGGCACCTGCATGCGGCTCATCCCACCCTCCCCCTGCCCTGCGAAGTGCTTGTCCAATCCCTGCGCACGGGAAAATCTGTTAAAGTCCGCGTCAACGACCGGGGACCGTTCGTCAGGAACCGCATCATCGACTTGAGTGAAAAAGCCGCCGAGCGCCTGGACATGAAACACCACGGCCTGGACAGAGTAAGAATTACCGTTCTGTCCGTGGGGGACGGCAAATGGAAACGGGAAGCGCCGCCCCTGGCCACACCCGCCTGA
- the yajC gene encoding preprotein translocase subunit YajC gives MLAQAQDGAAAPAAPVTTATESVPAGQPAPEQPNIFEQIFGGPMFMFVVIIILFWVMLIRPQRKAQKEQQARIASLQRGDKVVTNAGLHGFIEKVNDRTVSLKIAEGVIVELEKNAIVHVEK, from the coding sequence ATGTTAGCACAGGCCCAGGATGGCGCGGCAGCTCCTGCCGCTCCCGTTACTACCGCCACGGAAAGCGTTCCCGCCGGCCAGCCGGCCCCGGAACAACCGAATATTTTCGAGCAGATTTTCGGCGGTCCCATGTTCATGTTCGTGGTCATCATCATTCTGTTCTGGGTGATGCTGATCCGCCCGCAGAGAAAAGCCCAGAAGGAGCAGCAGGCGCGCATTGCATCCCTGCAGCGCGGGGACAAGGTGGTCACGAATGCGGGCCTTCACGGTTTTATTGAAAAGGTCAATGACCGCACCGTTTCTCTCAAGATTGCGGAAGGCGTGATCGTTGAGCTGGAAAAGAACGCGATCGTTCACGTTGAGAAGTAA
- a CDS encoding MotA/TolQ/ExbB proton channel family protein, whose amino-acid sequence MSELIIKIGPLFWVLSVLAVYGLAVVAERILYFHRIQINTGDFLRGISRLVKAGNVDEARHEASILPGPEARVVSSVLAHSGLERQELRTVAEDSVQMEVFQIEKNIRGLLVVATVSPLVGVLGTIQGLIGFYSQPGVLEGKAPTLAMSDAVFQALLSSALGLSIAIPAYLFYCYLASRARQVVHSLERAGTEAVCLVCDARQEREDGERMAGRRD is encoded by the coding sequence ATGAGTGAATTGATCATCAAGATAGGACCGTTGTTCTGGGTATTGAGCGTGCTGGCCGTGTACGGCCTGGCGGTTGTGGCGGAACGTATTTTGTATTTCCACAGGATTCAGATCAACACGGGGGATTTTTTAAGGGGCATTTCCAGGCTGGTGAAGGCCGGCAACGTGGATGAAGCCAGGCATGAGGCGTCCATTCTGCCCGGTCCCGAGGCTCGCGTAGTTTCTTCTGTACTGGCCCATTCCGGGCTGGAGCGCCAGGAACTGCGCACGGTTGCGGAGGATTCCGTTCAGATGGAGGTGTTCCAGATTGAAAAGAATATCCGCGGATTGCTGGTGGTGGCTACAGTCAGCCCGCTGGTAGGTGTACTGGGGACTATTCAGGGATTGATCGGATTTTATTCCCAGCCCGGAGTGCTGGAAGGGAAGGCTCCCACCCTGGCCATGTCTGACGCCGTGTTCCAGGCTTTGCTGAGTTCCGCCCTTGGGCTGAGCATCGCGATTCCCGCCTATTTGTTTTATTGTTATCTGGCTTCCCGCGCCCGTCAGGTGGTCCATTCTCTGGAGCGTGCCGGAACAGAAGCCGTCTGCCTGGTATGCGACGCCCGCCAGGAGCGCGAGGATGGGGAACGCATGGCCGGCAGAAGGGACTGA
- a CDS encoding tRNA guanosine(34) transglycosylase Tgt, whose product MPFTLHQKDSSTNARLGTLELPHGRVQTPIFMPVGTQGSVKTLHSQDLESLGAQIILGNTYHLSLRPGSGLIREMGGLHRFSSWNRPILTDSGGFQVWSLAKLRKITEEGVRFQNHLDGAYMMLSPERSMEIQADLGSDIAMLFDECPPLSL is encoded by the coding sequence ATGCCTTTTACGCTTCATCAGAAAGATTCTTCCACAAACGCGCGTCTGGGTACGCTTGAATTGCCCCACGGCCGGGTGCAGACACCCATTTTTATGCCGGTAGGAACGCAGGGCTCCGTAAAAACCCTGCATTCCCAGGATTTGGAAAGTCTGGGCGCGCAAATTATCCTGGGGAATACGTATCATTTGTCTCTCCGTCCCGGTTCCGGATTGATCAGGGAAATGGGGGGACTGCACCGTTTTTCCTCCTGGAACCGTCCCATTCTGACAGATTCCGGGGGCTTTCAGGTCTGGTCGCTGGCGAAGCTCCGCAAGATCACGGAAGAGGGCGTGCGTTTCCAGAACCATCTGGACGGCGCGTACATGATGCTCAGTCCGGAACGATCTATGGAAATACAGGCGGATCTGGGGAGCGATATTGCCATGCTCTTTGATGAATGCCCCCCCCTATCCCTGTGA
- a CDS encoding tRNA guanosine(34) transglycosylase Tgt, which produces MNAPPYPCDRKYAENSLGYTLRWARRCKAWVQEHQPCSGEGRQHHFGIVQGSVYADLRKRCAEELAAMDFDGYAIGGVSVGEPEDEMLRAIDHSAPWLPEDKPRYAMGLGTPPQLLEMIARGVDMFDCVMPTRLARHGVALTPDGPMHIKNQRWAADIRPIDSEGHPHVTQFSRAYVRHLFKAGEILALRLLSFQNLEFYLRLMAQAREAIAAGTFGSFKDSFIARYQANDIL; this is translated from the coding sequence ATGAATGCCCCCCCCTATCCCTGTGACCGGAAGTATGCGGAAAACTCCCTGGGCTACACGCTCCGCTGGGCGCGGCGGTGCAAGGCGTGGGTGCAGGAACACCAGCCCTGTTCCGGGGAAGGGCGGCAGCACCACTTCGGCATTGTTCAGGGGTCCGTATACGCGGATTTGAGAAAACGATGTGCGGAGGAACTGGCTGCCATGGATTTTGACGGCTATGCAATAGGCGGTGTTTCCGTGGGTGAGCCGGAAGATGAGATGCTCCGGGCGATTGACCATTCCGCTCCCTGGCTGCCGGAGGACAAGCCCCGCTATGCGATGGGGCTGGGCACGCCTCCCCAGCTTCTGGAGATGATTGCCCGCGGCGTGGACATGTTCGATTGCGTGATGCCTACCCGCCTGGCGCGCCACGGCGTAGCCCTGACGCCGGACGGCCCCATGCATATCAAGAACCAGCGCTGGGCGGCGGACATCCGCCCCATCGACTCTGAAGGGCATCCGCATGTCACACAATTCTCACGGGCTTACGTGCGTCATCTCTTCAAAGCAGGGGAGATACTCGCTTTAAGGTTGCTTTCTTTCCAGAATCTGGAATTCTATCTCCGGCTTATGGCTCAGGCGCGTGAGGCCATAGCCGCCGGCACGTTCGGCTCCTTCAAGGATTCATTTATCGCGCGGTATCAAGCAAACGACATTTTATGA
- the galB gene encoding beta-galactosidase GalB, whose translation MFANITRTTLCLTAFSIATLMGAPLDATKTESLDWNWKFARFGKMPDGSTLPEPGKTLGFATATSEEAGNPADNAVDGDKSTRWCADGSKSGEKLTVDMGRPVDVKKINILWEKQNNHLFKLESSSDGKRWTTIEDKTSGQNNSKDDTVENKSGKARYFRVTATGNNQGNWASIREITFTDAKGETIRPQAPSGGKNDTPSSPGFNDKNWRSLNLPHDWGIEGPYRMDLPNETGKLPWAGIGWYRKTLEIPADAKGNQFYLDFDGVMSRPKIYVNGELAGEWKYGYGSFRVDITPFLKFGQKNSIAVRVDNPPNSSRWYPGGGIHRHVWLTESNPVHIEHWGVFVKTPEITKSAAKVEVDTTVKNTTEQPVTPTVTEEILDGNKVVASVTTKGEAIPAGEKGKVTSTLTLKNPTLWTLKAPHLYKMKTIVKVGDKIIDQKFTNFGVRTIEWKPTGFYLNGERVQLNGVCQHHDLGPLGGAAHTRGYERQIEILKEMGVNSIRTSHNPPAPEVLDLCDKMGILVIDELFDMWHSAKKGQDYHNYFDEWHERDLVNFCHRDRNHPSVIAWSTGNEVPEQGNKSLHHVSQTLTDLFHREDPTRKVTAGCNDAGAARNGFADTLDVYGYNYKPWAYKAFSKDRPDQPFYASETSSCVSTRGEYFFPVDWNKSKGFFLYQVSSYDLYAPGWAYRPDVEFAAQDDNPNSAGEYVWTGFDYLGEPTPYNLDATNALNVPEGPEREKLMAELKKLGNRAPSRSSYFGIVDLCGFKKDRFYIYQAKWRPDVKMAHILPHWNWPERKGEITPVHVYTSGDEAELFLNGKSLGVRKKGKGEKDRYRLVWEDVKYTPGTLKVVAKKDGKVWATDTVATTGKPAALTLKPDRNEINGDGYDLSYVTVAVRDAQGRMVPRSKNMLTFKVSGPVEIAGICNGDPTDFTTMANPENKNILKIKAFNGLAQVILRSRKGESGKATLQVISNGLKAAQTTVTVK comes from the coding sequence ATGTTCGCCAACATTACACGTACGACCCTCTGCCTGACGGCATTCAGCATCGCTACCCTGATGGGTGCTCCTCTGGATGCCACCAAAACGGAGAGCCTGGACTGGAACTGGAAATTCGCCCGCTTCGGCAAAATGCCGGACGGCAGCACTCTCCCGGAACCGGGGAAAACCCTGGGATTCGCCACGGCAACCAGTGAAGAAGCCGGCAACCCCGCCGACAATGCCGTGGACGGCGACAAGTCCACCCGGTGGTGCGCCGACGGCAGCAAGAGCGGAGAAAAACTGACCGTGGACATGGGGCGCCCCGTGGATGTAAAAAAAATCAACATTCTGTGGGAAAAACAGAACAACCACCTTTTCAAGCTGGAAAGCTCCAGCGACGGAAAACGCTGGACGACCATTGAGGACAAAACCTCCGGCCAGAACAACAGCAAGGATGACACCGTGGAAAACAAAAGCGGCAAGGCCCGCTACTTCCGTGTTACCGCTACAGGCAACAACCAGGGCAACTGGGCCAGCATTCGTGAAATCACCTTTACCGACGCCAAGGGGGAAACCATTCGTCCCCAGGCCCCCAGCGGAGGAAAAAACGACACCCCTTCCAGCCCCGGCTTCAACGACAAAAACTGGCGGTCCCTGAACCTGCCGCACGACTGGGGTATTGAAGGCCCCTACCGCATGGACCTTCCCAATGAAACTGGCAAGCTCCCATGGGCAGGCATCGGCTGGTACCGCAAAACGCTGGAAATTCCCGCAGACGCCAAGGGCAACCAATTCTATCTGGACTTTGACGGCGTAATGTCACGCCCGAAAATCTATGTGAACGGAGAACTCGCCGGAGAATGGAAATACGGCTACGGTTCCTTCCGCGTGGACATCACCCCCTTCCTGAAATTCGGCCAGAAAAATTCCATTGCCGTCAGGGTGGACAATCCCCCCAACTCCTCCCGCTGGTATCCGGGCGGGGGCATTCACCGCCATGTATGGCTGACGGAATCCAACCCCGTTCACATTGAGCACTGGGGCGTCTTCGTCAAAACTCCGGAAATCACCAAATCCGCAGCCAAGGTGGAAGTGGACACCACGGTGAAAAACACCACGGAACAGCCTGTCACCCCCACCGTCACGGAAGAAATCCTGGACGGAAACAAGGTAGTGGCCTCCGTCACCACCAAGGGGGAAGCCATTCCCGCCGGAGAAAAAGGCAAGGTCACCAGCACGCTCACGCTCAAAAATCCCACTCTGTGGACGCTCAAGGCACCCCATCTGTACAAGATGAAAACAATCGTCAAGGTGGGGGACAAAATCATTGACCAGAAATTCACGAACTTCGGCGTACGCACCATCGAATGGAAGCCCACCGGATTCTATCTCAATGGCGAGCGCGTCCAGCTCAATGGCGTCTGCCAGCACCACGACCTGGGACCGCTGGGCGGGGCCGCCCACACGCGCGGCTATGAACGCCAGATTGAAATCCTGAAGGAAATGGGCGTCAACTCCATCCGCACCTCCCACAACCCGCCCGCTCCGGAAGTTCTGGACTTGTGCGACAAAATGGGAATACTGGTTATCGACGAGCTCTTTGACATGTGGCACAGCGCCAAAAAGGGACAGGACTACCACAACTACTTTGACGAATGGCACGAACGCGATCTGGTCAACTTCTGCCACCGGGACCGCAACCATCCCAGCGTCATCGCATGGAGTACGGGCAACGAAGTGCCGGAACAGGGCAACAAGAGCCTGCACCACGTTTCCCAGACCCTGACGGACCTCTTCCACCGGGAAGACCCCACCCGCAAGGTAACGGCTGGCTGCAATGACGCAGGCGCCGCCCGGAACGGGTTTGCGGACACTCTGGACGTGTACGGCTACAACTACAAGCCCTGGGCATACAAGGCCTTCTCCAAGGACCGGCCGGACCAGCCCTTCTACGCCAGTGAAACCTCCTCCTGTGTCAGTACGCGCGGAGAATACTTCTTCCCCGTGGACTGGAACAAGAGCAAGGGATTCTTCCTCTACCAGGTCAGCTCCTACGACCTGTACGCCCCTGGCTGGGCATACCGTCCGGACGTGGAATTCGCCGCCCAGGACGACAACCCCAACAGCGCGGGGGAATACGTGTGGACGGGCTTCGACTACCTCGGCGAACCCACTCCGTACAACCTGGACGCCACCAACGCCCTGAACGTGCCTGAAGGACCGGAACGGGAAAAACTGATGGCGGAACTCAAAAAGCTGGGCAACCGCGCTCCTTCCCGCAGCTCCTACTTCGGCATTGTGGACCTGTGCGGCTTCAAGAAGGACCGCTTCTACATCTACCAGGCAAAATGGAGGCCGGACGTCAAGATGGCCCACATCCTGCCCCATTGGAACTGGCCGGAACGCAAGGGAGAAATCACACCCGTACACGTTTACACCAGCGGAGATGAAGCGGAACTCTTCCTGAACGGCAAATCCCTGGGAGTCCGCAAAAAGGGCAAGGGAGAAAAAGACCGCTACCGCCTTGTGTGGGAAGACGTGAAATACACGCCCGGCACCCTCAAGGTAGTTGCCAAAAAGGACGGCAAGGTATGGGCTACGGACACGGTGGCCACCACCGGAAAACCAGCAGCCCTTACCCTGAAACCCGACCGCAATGAAATCAACGGAGACGGCTATGACCTCTCCTACGTCACCGTTGCCGTCCGGGACGCCCAGGGCCGCATGGTTCCGCGCAGCAAAAACATGCTCACTTTCAAGGTCAGCGGCCCTGTGGAAATTGCCGGCATCTGCAACGGAGACCCGACGGACTTCACCACCATGGCCAATCCGGAAAACAAGAATATTCTGAAAATCAAAGCCTTTAACGGCCTTGCCCAGGTCATTCTGCGCTCCCGCAAGGGAGAATCCGGCAAGGCAACCCTCCAGGTCATCTCCAATGGACTCAAAGCTGCCCAGACAACCGTAACAGTTAAATAA